In Achromobacter spanius, the following proteins share a genomic window:
- a CDS encoding ABC transporter permease: protein MTGFLIKRVLQAVFVIVAVTLLVSYAVRLTGDPALMLSQGSGSVTEQDLANIRQALGLNRPFHEQYLSYMQGLLHGDFGRSFMGGTSVAKLIGDALPATLMLAFTSLIVSILISLPLGIQAAIKRGKSTDQAIRILSLVGLSFPNFWLALMLVLLLSITFPLLPPSGWSGPASLVLPSLTMAIILSATNIRLVRTTMLETLSAQYIMVARSKGLKERVVLYKHALRNCAIPLITYLGLQFGGLIGGIVVIEMVFNWPGLGTLAFDAISGRDYPVLQGTVTVLAAVIVLVNLIVDIAYGIVDPRIRTR from the coding sequence ATGACCGGATTTCTCATCAAACGCGTGTTGCAGGCGGTCTTCGTGATCGTCGCCGTGACACTGCTGGTTTCCTATGCCGTGCGCTTGACCGGCGACCCCGCGCTGATGCTCAGCCAGGGTTCGGGCAGCGTCACCGAACAAGACCTGGCCAACATCCGCCAGGCGCTGGGGCTGAACCGCCCCTTCCACGAGCAATACCTGTCGTACATGCAGGGCCTGTTGCACGGCGATTTCGGCCGCAGCTTCATGGGCGGCACGTCGGTTGCCAAGCTGATCGGCGACGCCCTGCCCGCCACGCTGATGCTGGCGTTTACGTCATTGATCGTGTCGATTCTGATTTCGTTGCCGCTGGGCATCCAGGCTGCGATCAAGCGCGGCAAGTCCACGGACCAGGCCATCCGCATCCTGTCGCTGGTGGGGCTGTCGTTTCCCAACTTCTGGCTGGCGCTGATGCTGGTGCTGCTGTTGTCGATCACCTTTCCGCTGCTGCCGCCTTCGGGCTGGAGCGGGCCAGCCAGCCTGGTGCTGCCGTCCTTGACGATGGCCATCATTCTTAGCGCCACCAACATCCGCCTGGTGCGCACCACCATGCTGGAAACGCTGTCGGCGCAATACATCATGGTGGCGCGCAGCAAGGGCCTGAAAGAGCGCGTGGTGCTGTACAAGCACGCGCTGCGCAACTGCGCGATTCCGCTCATCACGTATCTGGGCCTGCAATTCGGCGGCCTGATCGGCGGCATCGTCGTGATTGAAATGGTCTTCAACTGGCCTGGACTGGGCACGCTGGCCTTCGACGCCATTTCCGGCCGCGACTATCCGGTGCTGCAAGGCACGGTCACCGTGCTGGCCGCCGTCATCGTCCTGGTCAACCTGATCGTCGACATTGCCTACGGCATCGTCGACCCCCGTATCCGCACGCGCTAA
- a CDS encoding ABC transporter permease, whose translation MQTTTPPAAPQAFKPRSRYRSLEFVLGAILTGVMILLVLTSGWLFPDGGESMDLASRLMAPFTSAAHPFGTDPLGRDVLARVIVGGKISLMVGFASVIGGALLGIIMGLIAGYYRGFWDMVVMRFADVQLALPFILVAITFIAILGGGLFNVIFFMIVSQWVQYARLVRAQVLALREREFVLAARAFGVRDLAMIRHHIVPNLLGPLVILMTLNVANNILLESSLTFLGLGVDPMIPSWGGMLADGRTYMQTAWWVSVFPGLAIMLTVLGLNLLGDWLRDRLDPTGKV comes from the coding sequence ATGCAGACAACCACACCCCCCGCCGCGCCCCAGGCCTTCAAGCCGCGCAGCCGCTACCGTTCGCTGGAATTCGTGCTGGGCGCCATCCTGACGGGCGTCATGATCCTGCTGGTGCTGACGTCCGGCTGGCTGTTTCCCGACGGCGGCGAATCCATGGACCTGGCCTCGCGTTTGATGGCGCCGTTCACGTCGGCCGCGCATCCCTTCGGCACCGACCCCTTGGGCCGCGACGTGCTGGCCCGCGTGATCGTGGGCGGCAAGATCTCGCTGATGGTGGGCTTTGCCTCCGTCATCGGCGGCGCGCTGCTGGGCATCATCATGGGCCTGATCGCCGGCTACTACCGTGGCTTCTGGGACATGGTCGTCATGCGCTTTGCCGACGTGCAACTGGCGCTGCCGTTCATCCTGGTGGCCATCACGTTCATCGCCATCCTGGGTGGCGGCCTGTTCAACGTGATCTTCTTCATGATCGTGTCGCAGTGGGTGCAGTATGCGCGGCTGGTGCGCGCCCAGGTGCTGGCGCTGCGCGAGCGCGAGTTCGTGCTGGCCGCCCGCGCCTTTGGAGTGCGCGACCTGGCCATGATCCGCCATCACATCGTGCCCAACCTGCTGGGTCCGCTGGTCATCCTGATGACCTTGAACGTGGCCAACAACATCCTGCTGGAAAGCAGCCTGACCTTCCTGGGCTTGGGCGTGGATCCGATGATTCCCAGTTGGGGCGGCATGCTGGCCGATGGCCGCACTTACATGCAGACCGCATGGTGGGTCAGCGTCTTCCCCGGCCTGGCGATCATGCTGACCGTGCTGGGGCTTAATCTGTTGGGAGATTGGTTGCGAGACCGCCTGGACCCGACCGGAAAGGTGTAA
- a CDS encoding peptidase M14 produces MSLLEKSFDRTLDAWTHSYLAPVWRGAVVEGWLFEGVDARRAAEARLAQAGVTARFRSAYKPLLHYFLEEVNREGLVSVLVRYPLHEHALPKRFTLEAYPLVALLEGVRVVMQEGGSDLHHDLHYDVTLSYADGRTVESRVFAPNVLGAAQDGTPELSPTGWLRVRDADGAVQTDGAQATEYQQVFRSIVDTVRNHAWGAHEPYFDRLEIRVDLPGMDFALPVDEEIVSTFEALHEDVYFTLLEHFQHHSGRPSGDRGLQPGQIIPDIRRHDGAARVQISLEPFAPVAPVTPALPDAPLAQRREPLTAAQIAGCVAAFGGDTFQAVSRQGRPVLGTYVRGPGPAVFISGAQHANETSGIVGALRAAQTLAERGNAHFALVAAENPDGYALFNRLREHHPRHMLHASRYSALGDDIAYREHAPFFERDARHQAQAISGAQLHINLHGYPAHEWTRPLSGYLPRNFELWTIPKGFFLVLRHHPGWRARAHRLIEGVTARLAANVTGLVEFNARQLELFHAHALETGFEVMNGIPVQITETDREDLPMALISEFPDETVYGDRFVFAHTVQMETVLAATDLYRSGL; encoded by the coding sequence ATGTCTTTGCTTGAAAAATCATTTGACCGCACGCTGGACGCCTGGACCCATTCCTATCTGGCGCCCGTCTGGCGCGGCGCGGTGGTGGAAGGCTGGCTGTTTGAAGGTGTTGACGCGCGCCGTGCGGCAGAGGCGCGGCTGGCGCAGGCCGGCGTCACCGCGCGCTTTCGCAGCGCCTACAAGCCGCTGCTGCATTACTTCCTGGAAGAAGTCAATCGCGAAGGCCTGGTGTCGGTGCTGGTGCGCTATCCGCTGCACGAACACGCGCTGCCCAAGCGCTTTACGCTGGAAGCCTATCCGCTGGTCGCGTTGCTGGAAGGCGTGCGCGTCGTGATGCAGGAAGGCGGGTCCGATCTGCACCACGATCTGCACTACGACGTCACCCTGAGCTACGCCGATGGCCGCACGGTCGAGTCCCGCGTTTTCGCGCCCAACGTGCTGGGCGCGGCGCAAGATGGCACGCCCGAACTATCGCCCACGGGCTGGCTGCGCGTGCGTGATGCCGACGGGGCGGTGCAGACCGACGGCGCCCAAGCCACCGAATACCAGCAAGTGTTCCGCAGCATCGTGGACACCGTGCGCAACCATGCCTGGGGCGCGCACGAACCGTATTTCGACCGTCTGGAAATCCGGGTGGACCTGCCCGGCATGGACTTCGCGCTGCCGGTGGACGAAGAAATCGTCAGCACTTTTGAAGCCCTGCACGAAGACGTTTACTTCACGCTGCTGGAACATTTTCAGCACCACTCCGGCCGGCCGTCGGGCGACCGGGGCTTGCAGCCCGGCCAGATCATTCCCGACATCCGCCGCCATGACGGCGCGGCGCGTGTGCAAATTTCGCTTGAACCGTTTGCCCCGGTCGCTCCGGTTACGCCCGCCCTGCCCGATGCGCCGCTGGCGCAACGTCGCGAACCACTGACGGCCGCCCAGATTGCCGGCTGTGTGGCGGCGTTTGGCGGCGACACCTTTCAGGCGGTATCGCGCCAGGGGCGCCCGGTGCTGGGCACCTATGTGCGCGGACCCGGGCCGGCCGTCTTCATCTCGGGCGCGCAGCACGCCAATGAAACGTCCGGCATTGTCGGCGCGCTGCGCGCGGCGCAAACGTTGGCCGAACGCGGCAACGCGCACTTTGCGCTGGTCGCCGCCGAAAACCCCGATGGCTACGCCCTGTTCAACCGCCTGCGCGAACATCATCCGCGCCACATGCTGCACGCCTCGCGCTACAGCGCGCTGGGCGACGACATCGCCTACCGCGAACATGCACCGTTCTTTGAACGCGACGCGCGTCATCAGGCGCAGGCAATCAGCGGCGCGCAGTTGCACATCAACCTGCACGGCTACCCCGCGCATGAGTGGACGCGCCCCCTGTCCGGCTATCTGCCGCGCAACTTCGAGCTGTGGACCATTCCCAAGGGATTTTTCCTGGTGTTGCGCCATCATCCGGGCTGGCGCGCGCGCGCGCACCGGCTGATCGAAGGGGTCACCGCGCGCCTGGCCGCCAACGTGACCGGGCTGGTGGAATTCAACGCCCGCCAACTGGAACTCTTTCACGCACACGCGCTGGAAACCGGCTTCGAGGTCATGAACGGCATTCCGGTACAGATCACGGAGACGGATCGCGAGGATTTGCCCATGGCCTTGATTTCCGAGTTTCCGGATGAAACCGTCTACGGCGACCGCTTTGTCTTCGCGCATACTGTGCAAATGGAAACCGTCCTGGCCGCGACCGACCTGTATCGCTCGGGACTGTAA
- a CDS encoding acetyltransferase produces the protein MNIRERNHGDDLALADIWLRSVRATHSFLTEKEIQAMYPQVLNTYLPSVRVWVCEDGDGEIAGFMGLSGNKVEMLFVDASKRGKGAGRRLLNFARSLHGTLLVDVNEQNPQAHGFYKHYGFVDTGRSAHDDAGRPFPIVHMKLAG, from the coding sequence ATGAATATCCGAGAACGCAACCACGGCGACGACCTGGCCTTGGCGGACATCTGGCTCCGCTCGGTCCGCGCCACGCATTCCTTCCTGACGGAAAAGGAAATCCAGGCGATGTACCCGCAGGTCCTCAACACCTATCTGCCATCGGTGCGGGTGTGGGTCTGTGAGGACGGCGACGGCGAGATCGCCGGCTTCATGGGGCTGTCAGGCAACAAAGTCGAAATGCTGTTCGTAGACGCCAGCAAACGGGGCAAAGGCGCCGGCCGCCGCCTGCTGAATTTCGCGCGCTCGCTGCACGGCACCCTGCTGGTGGACGTGAATGAACAGAATCCGCAAGCACACGGTTTTTACAAACATTACGGTTTCGTCGACACCGGCCGCTCCGCCCACGACGACGCCGGCCGCCCGTTTCCGATCGTGCATATGAAGCTGGCGGGTTGA
- a CDS encoding oxidoreductase-like domain-containing protein, producing MSTTPIPDDDPQPVPPERPAPEECCNSGCIPCVYDMYDEAMDKYRQAMKAWRIRHEAEGT from the coding sequence ATGAGCACCACCCCGATTCCCGACGACGATCCCCAGCCCGTCCCCCCCGAACGCCCCGCGCCGGAAGAATGCTGCAACAGCGGCTGCATCCCGTGCGTGTACGACATGTACGACGAAGCCATGGACAAGTACCGCCAGGCCATGAAAGCGTGGCGAATAAGGCATGAAGCGGAAGGCACGTAG
- a CDS encoding GNAT family N-acetyltransferase: MPSAGFPDVFLTPRLRAQRMSQAHLPFIEQMHTNPDVMATMGGTRDAAASRLYLAQNEAHWLDHGYGMYVLEDRETGTLAGRAGLKYTVSDEQGAIELAYAFAPECWGRGYAVEISAALISLGFKLLPVDALCAVAIQSNTASRRVLEKSGMRYVGEAAGNGTNVKVRYEIRRADWQARQSATDYTRQPRR; the protein is encoded by the coding sequence ATGCCGTCCGCTGGTTTCCCTGACGTATTCCTGACCCCTCGGTTGCGTGCCCAGCGCATGAGCCAGGCGCATCTGCCGTTTATCGAGCAGATGCACACCAATCCCGACGTGATGGCCACGATGGGCGGCACGCGCGACGCCGCCGCCAGCCGGCTGTATCTGGCGCAAAACGAGGCTCATTGGTTGGACCACGGCTACGGCATGTATGTGCTGGAAGATCGGGAAACGGGCACGCTGGCCGGACGCGCGGGCTTGAAGTACACGGTGTCTGATGAGCAGGGCGCCATTGAGCTTGCCTATGCGTTTGCGCCGGAATGCTGGGGCCGTGGCTATGCCGTGGAGATTTCAGCGGCGCTGATCTCGTTGGGCTTCAAACTGCTGCCGGTCGACGCGCTGTGCGCGGTGGCGATCCAATCCAATACGGCGTCACGCCGCGTGCTGGAAAAGAGCGGCATGCGTTATGTCGGCGAAGCGGCGGGCAACGGCACCAATGTCAAGGTGCGCTACGAGATCCGTCGCGCGGATTGGCAGGCGCGTCAAAGTGCCACCGACTACACGCGACAGCCCCGGCGTTAA
- a CDS encoding lytic murein transglycosylase, with amino-acid sequence MTPKRSFDDVVAAQEAAKTAAPAATPAAAAPAPATAPSAGSATPAAAATPAATAAPAAAAPTVIIPTELDTKACIAKLRNGATANGLTVADWDKYTANAKLLPTTVASAKGQPEGRESWWDYIAKTVDDERVNDGLAVMKKVGPQLSAIGQQYQVDPATLVAIFGIETNYGRQIGKTDVLNAWLTRACTENKTLWEKNAYASVRLLRDGTVPADSFVGSWSGAFGMTQFIPTSFYELAADGDGDGRIDLYHSLPDALASTANHLRKRRAKWTHGLPAVVEVRVPADVAASIPPEPDAEYVGSQDRRTIAQWAQAGLKQGDGSVLKLPSGNDEKAYLFAPTGAKGPVFLATVNFDAILHYNQSRRYGLAVSLLLNRLQGRPGIITAWPTDDPGLSRAEIKELQEALYGRGYDVGEADGIPGAKTRDAVRAEQERRGLPQDGRVGKRILDALKADKPDALRARPSK; translated from the coding sequence TTGACGCCCAAGCGCAGCTTTGACGATGTGGTCGCCGCGCAGGAAGCGGCAAAGACGGCGGCCCCCGCTGCTACCCCGGCAGCAGCCGCGCCGGCGCCGGCAACGGCGCCTTCCGCGGGGTCTGCAACGCCAGCCGCCGCTGCCACACCCGCAGCCACCGCCGCACCTGCTGCCGCAGCCCCCACCGTCATCATTCCGACCGAGCTTGACACCAAGGCGTGTATCGCCAAGTTGCGCAACGGCGCCACCGCCAATGGCTTGACCGTCGCCGATTGGGACAAGTACACCGCCAACGCCAAGCTGCTGCCCACGACCGTTGCGTCGGCCAAGGGCCAGCCGGAAGGGCGCGAAAGCTGGTGGGACTACATCGCCAAGACCGTGGACGATGAGCGCGTCAACGACGGCCTGGCCGTGATGAAGAAGGTGGGGCCGCAACTGTCCGCCATCGGGCAGCAATACCAGGTGGACCCCGCGACGCTGGTCGCCATCTTTGGTATCGAAACCAACTACGGCCGGCAGATCGGCAAGACCGATGTGCTGAACGCCTGGTTGACGCGCGCCTGCACCGAGAACAAGACCCTGTGGGAAAAGAACGCTTACGCGTCGGTGCGGCTGCTGCGCGACGGGACCGTGCCGGCCGATAGCTTCGTGGGTTCCTGGAGCGGTGCGTTCGGCATGACGCAGTTCATCCCGACGTCTTTCTATGAACTGGCGGCAGACGGTGATGGCGATGGCCGCATCGACCTCTACCATTCGCTGCCCGACGCGCTGGCCTCCACCGCCAACCACCTGCGCAAGCGCCGCGCCAAGTGGACGCACGGCCTGCCCGCCGTGGTGGAAGTGCGCGTGCCGGCTGACGTGGCTGCTTCGATCCCGCCTGAACCCGACGCGGAATACGTGGGTTCGCAAGACCGCCGCACCATTGCGCAATGGGCGCAAGCCGGGTTGAAGCAGGGTGATGGTTCGGTCCTGAAGCTGCCGTCTGGCAACGATGAAAAGGCCTATCTGTTTGCGCCCACCGGCGCCAAGGGGCCGGTGTTTCTGGCTACAGTCAACTTCGACGCCATCCTGCACTACAACCAGTCGCGCCGTTACGGCCTGGCGGTGTCGTTGTTGCTGAACCGCTTGCAGGGCCGTCCGGGCATCATCACGGCCTGGCCTACCGATGACCCTGGCCTGTCTCGCGCCGAGATCAAGGAATTGCAAGAGGCGCTTTACGGACGTGGCTACGATGTGGGCGAAGCGGACGGCATCCCCGGCGCCAAAACCCGCGATGCCGTGCGCGCCGAACAAGAGCGCCGTGGCCTGCCGCAAGATGGTCGGGTAGGCAAGCGGATCCTGGACGCGCTCAAGGCCGACAAGCCCGACGCCTTGCGCGCCCGCCCGTCCAAGTAA
- a CDS encoding MATE family efflux transporter, with protein MVLTGWASMLAVFAVEFLSLLYLGTLQDEAVLGAVGFGSMTQFTITSVCIGVTVGGAALVSRALGAGNMARARTLSGASLILMAGAALAAGAIFLTAIGPFTAAIGLAQDVREHLLSYVLITTPFAIVMGVGMMLSNLLRASGRGRQSMWVLLAGTATVAVLDPIVIFILDGGMEGIAWAGGVGRVATVVLGAWLVFGKHRLVAWPARQALLADLAAIGKIALPAALTALATPAAVIFTVSTYATFGPSVMAGATVVDRVLQLAYSLYFVLPGAIGPILGQNLGSGQWDRVKQTVWLTSRWALLYGFAAAMVLALAAPWVADMFQVAGPGRDLIIFFCRFGSFAWAVNSLFFVAIAVFNNLGYATYSTVIGWLRATVGTLPFVWLGAHYGGAEGVLLGQTLGFALFSVIAMSLCLRVLRGPPGESGTGRSA; from the coding sequence ATGGTCCTGACCGGGTGGGCCAGCATGCTGGCCGTGTTTGCCGTGGAGTTCTTGTCGTTGCTGTACCTGGGGACGCTGCAAGACGAAGCGGTGCTGGGCGCGGTGGGCTTTGGGTCGATGACGCAGTTCACCATTACCTCGGTCTGCATCGGCGTGACCGTGGGCGGCGCCGCGTTGGTGTCGCGCGCATTGGGCGCGGGGAACATGGCGCGCGCACGCACGTTGTCGGGCGCATCGTTGATCCTGATGGCAGGCGCCGCGCTGGCTGCCGGTGCCATCTTCCTGACGGCGATCGGTCCGTTCACGGCAGCGATCGGGCTGGCCCAGGACGTGCGCGAGCACCTCTTGTCGTATGTGTTGATCACGACGCCGTTCGCGATTGTGATGGGCGTGGGCATGATGCTGTCCAACCTGCTGCGGGCGTCCGGACGCGGCCGGCAGTCCATGTGGGTGTTGCTGGCCGGCACCGCGACGGTGGCGGTGCTGGACCCCATTGTCATCTTCATCCTGGACGGCGGCATGGAAGGCATTGCCTGGGCGGGTGGGGTGGGGCGGGTGGCGACGGTGGTGCTGGGCGCCTGGCTGGTGTTCGGCAAACATCGCCTGGTGGCGTGGCCCGCTCGGCAAGCGCTGCTGGCTGATCTGGCTGCCATCGGCAAGATTGCATTGCCCGCCGCGCTGACCGCATTGGCGACGCCGGCGGCCGTGATCTTCACGGTATCCACCTATGCCACCTTTGGCCCCAGTGTCATGGCGGGGGCAACGGTGGTGGACCGGGTGCTGCAACTGGCGTATTCCCTGTACTTCGTGCTGCCCGGTGCGATTGGTCCCATTCTTGGGCAGAACCTGGGCTCGGGCCAATGGGACCGCGTGAAACAAACGGTGTGGCTGACTTCGCGCTGGGCCTTGCTGTACGGCTTTGCCGCTGCCATGGTGCTGGCGCTGGCTGCCCCCTGGGTGGCCGACATGTTCCAGGTGGCCGGACCGGGGCGCGACCTGATCATCTTCTTTTGCCGATTCGGCAGCTTCGCGTGGGCGGTGAACAGCCTGTTCTTCGTGGCGATTGCCGTGTTCAACAACCTGGGATACGCCACTTACTCCACGGTCATCGGATGGTTGCGGGCTACCGTGGGGACCTTGCCGTTCGTGTGGTTGGGCGCCCATTACGGCGGCGCCGAAGGCGTGCTGCTGGGGCAGACGCTGGGCTTTGCGCTGTTCAGCGTGATCGCGATGAGCCTCTGCCTGCGCGTACTGCGCGGCCCGCCGGGTGAGTCCGGCACGGGTCGCTCCGCGTAG
- a CDS encoding sel1 repeat family protein, translated as MTRKSLFISTLLLIAFTLLVALFWRHQFAHTAPSLRGLIEDPVGSNAHVYGESPREDAQALRALLADAQRGNPEAQFMQGLMLEQVDMKEALRWYETAAAQGHEASIERLAQLRGQAAAR; from the coding sequence ATGACACGTAAAAGCCTGTTTATCTCGACCTTGCTTTTGATTGCGTTCACGCTGCTGGTTGCCTTGTTCTGGCGCCACCAGTTCGCCCACACGGCGCCTTCACTGCGCGGGCTGATCGAAGACCCGGTGGGCAGCAACGCCCACGTCTATGGTGAATCGCCACGCGAAGACGCCCAGGCCCTGCGAGCCTTGCTGGCCGACGCGCAACGCGGCAACCCCGAGGCACAGTTCATGCAGGGCCTGATGCTGGAACAGGTGGACATGAAAGAGGCGCTGCGCTGGTACGAGACGGCCGCTGCCCAGGGGCATGAGGCTTCCATCGAGCGTCTGGCGCAATTGCGCGGGCAGGCGGCGGCGCGGTAG
- a CDS encoding LysR family transcriptional regulator encodes MTPFRGKLRIRHLEIVLTVSELGNLSKAAAQLHSTQSGLSRAIAEIEELVGARLFERTAKGTTCTPLGDAMCRHARLLLTDFRKAEIDLAAVSRGDEGSLTVGCFSMFAGWPVAEAARSFRQAYPRITLTIEIGTHERLIEDLDAGALDVLISRFSSTVNPQVYRSTTLLEDPVVLGCATNHPLAGLPDTTLADYVAYPWITALPGSRIRGELEMSLRQAGLAIPDMIGALSLEFGREMLLDGHYLWMLPGSVAAVRQARGELIVLPARPAIKKSPLAAIWRRDRPSTRQARAFAAHLEQAIQADQTALAA; translated from the coding sequence ATGACACCGTTCCGAGGAAAACTCCGCATCCGGCACCTGGAAATCGTGCTGACCGTCTCCGAATTGGGCAACCTGTCCAAAGCGGCGGCGCAGTTGCACAGCACGCAGTCGGGCTTGTCGCGCGCCATCGCTGAAATCGAAGAGCTGGTTGGCGCGCGCCTGTTCGAGCGCACGGCCAAGGGCACGACCTGCACGCCGCTGGGCGACGCCATGTGCCGCCATGCCCGCCTGCTGCTTACTGACTTCCGCAAGGCCGAGATTGATCTGGCCGCCGTGTCGCGCGGCGACGAAGGCAGCCTGACGGTCGGCTGCTTTTCCATGTTCGCGGGCTGGCCGGTGGCTGAAGCCGCGCGTTCATTCCGCCAGGCCTATCCGCGCATCACGCTCACCATCGAGATCGGCACGCACGAGCGCCTGATCGAAGACCTGGACGCGGGTGCGCTGGACGTGCTGATCAGCCGCTTTTCGTCCACCGTCAACCCGCAGGTATACCGGTCCACGACCTTGCTGGAAGACCCCGTCGTGCTGGGCTGCGCCACGAATCATCCGCTGGCGGGGCTGCCGGACACCACGCTGGCCGACTATGTGGCTTACCCCTGGATTACCGCGTTGCCCGGCAGCCGCATCCGTGGCGAACTGGAAATGTCGCTGCGCCAGGCCGGTTTGGCAATTCCGGATATGATCGGCGCCCTGTCCCTGGAGTTTGGCCGCGAAATGCTGCTGGACGGGCACTACCTGTGGATGCTGCCCGGCAGCGTGGCCGCCGTCCGCCAGGCGCGTGGCGAACTGATCGTGCTGCCCGCGCGCCCCGCCATCAAGAAGTCGCCCCTTGCCGCGATATGGCGGCGCGATCGCCCCAGCACCCGACAGGCGCGCGCCTTCGCGGCGCACCTGGAGCAAGCCATCCAGGCGGATCAGACCGCGCTTGCCGCGTAA
- a CDS encoding adenosine deaminase yields the protein MYDWLNALPKAELHLHLEGSLEPELLFQLAQRNGVALPWPDIDALRGAYNYGNLQEFLDLYYMGANVLRTEQDFYDLTWAYLLKCREQNVVHTEPFFDPQTHTDRGIPFAVVLEGISRALEDGRKQLGVSSGLILSFLRHLPEEQAMRTLDEALPYRDAFVAVGLDSSEMGFPPRLFQRVFDRARAEGLPAVAHAGEEGPPEYIWEALDLLKVLRVDHGVRAAEDPNLIARLIDEQIPLTVCPLSNTRLRVFEHMRDHNILKLLDAGVKVTVNSDDPAYFGGYVNENFHALHEHLGMTQEQAKALADNSLDARIVK from the coding sequence ATGTACGACTGGCTCAACGCACTGCCCAAGGCGGAACTGCACCTGCACCTGGAAGGCTCACTGGAACCCGAGCTGCTGTTCCAGTTGGCGCAACGCAACGGGGTTGCGCTGCCCTGGCCCGACATCGATGCCCTGCGCGGCGCCTATAACTACGGCAATCTTCAGGAATTCCTGGACCTGTACTACATGGGCGCCAACGTCTTGCGCACCGAACAGGACTTCTACGACCTGACCTGGGCCTATCTCCTGAAGTGCCGCGAGCAGAACGTGGTGCACACCGAACCCTTCTTCGACCCGCAGACGCACACCGACCGTGGCATTCCCTTCGCCGTCGTGCTGGAGGGCATCAGCCGGGCACTGGAAGACGGGCGCAAGCAACTGGGCGTATCCAGCGGGTTGATCCTGAGCTTTCTGCGCCACCTGCCCGAAGAACAGGCGATGCGCACCCTGGACGAGGCCCTGCCCTATCGCGACGCCTTTGTCGCCGTCGGCCTGGACAGCAGCGAAATGGGCTTTCCGCCGCGCCTGTTCCAGCGCGTATTCGACCGCGCCCGCGCCGAAGGCCTGCCCGCCGTGGCGCACGCGGGCGAGGAAGGCCCGCCGGAATACATCTGGGAAGCGCTGGACCTGCTGAAGGTGCTGCGCGTGGACCACGGCGTGCGCGCCGCCGAAGACCCGAACCTGATCGCGCGGCTGATCGACGAACAGATCCCCCTGACCGTCTGTCCGCTATCCAACACGCGGCTGCGCGTGTTCGAACACATGCGGGACCACAACATCCTGAAGCTGTTGGACGCGGGCGTGAAAGTCACGGTGAACTCCGACGACCCGGCTTACTTTGGCGGCTATGTGAACGAGAACTTCCATGCGCTGCATGAGCATCTGGGCATGACGCAGGAACAGGCCAAGGCGCTGGCGGACAACAGCCTGGATGCGCGGATCGTGAAGTGA